One window from the genome of Montipora foliosa isolate CH-2021 chromosome 5, ASM3666993v2, whole genome shotgun sequence encodes:
- the LOC138003955 gene encoding beta-1,4-galactosyltransferase 4-like, whose translation MPSVKTLYVILLGGLFLYFSIYSMIVKKLLVVQIYFQDGTRLQYGALLQENTEYNSALKEVRSNTEGGFPSPRNKSLNFPGFIRSEKQGLFREILSFLEGFRIPVNKTSKIAENILTSRPSQINPNGVVLQSLMRKIDNFVNLSVEEPCPTSHLRDVGLLTVNNDTVKLEDGKKELYFVENGGQWTPNCRSRQKVAVIVPFRDRHEHLNIFLRHMHQFLRWQLLDYRIFVIEQADNERFNRGMLMNVGFTEARKVENFSCIVFHDVDLLPEDARNDYSCPSSPRHMSTAVNSMEYKLKYKTLFGGVEGFWAEHYSQVNGFPNRFWGWGGEDDDLYIRITKKQLSLTRPAQMIGRYTMLHHVHNENDQNPQRYNELAQSSALIDEDGLSTLKYIISDYQERPLYTIISVSLT comes from the exons ATGCCATCCGTCAAAACTCTTTACGTTATCCTACTTGGTGGACTCTTTTTGTACTTTTCCATTTACAGTATGATCGTAAAGAAACTCCTAGTGGTACAAATTTACTTCCAAGATGGCACGCGATTGCAATACGGTGCTCTTCTACAAGAAAACACCGAGTACAATTCAGCCTTGAAGGAAGTGAGATCAAATACAGAAGGAGGATTTCCATCGCCTCGAAACAAATCACTGAATTTTCCAGGATTTATCCGCTCAGAAAAGCAAGGCTTATTCCGTGAAATTTTGTCTTTCCTTGAGGGATTTAGGATTCCCGTGAACAAAACCAGCAAGATCGCCGAAAATATTCTCACAAGTCGTCCATCGCAGATAAACCCCAATGGTGTAGTGTTGCAATCTTTAATGAGGAAAATAGACAATTTTGTTAACCTCTCCGTCGAGGAGCCATGCCCAACAAGTCATTTAAGGGACG TTGGTCTCTTAACAGTTAACAATGACACAGTAAAACTAGAAGACGGCAAGAAAGAGTTGTACTTTGTGGAAAATGGAGGACAATGGACTCCTAACTGCCGATCACGACAAAAG GTGGCTGTTATTGTACCATTCAGAGATCGCCATGAACACCTTAACATCTTCCTAAGACACATGCACCAATTCCTGAGATGGCAGTTACTAGATTACAGAATATTTGTTATAGAACAA GCTGACAATGAACGCTTCAATCGTGGGATGCTAATGAACGTTGGATTCACTGAAGCAAGGAAGGTAGAGAACTTTAGTTGCATAGTCTTCCACGATGTGGACTTGTTACCCGAGGACGCTAGGAATGATTATAGCTGCCCATCGTCTCCGCGACATATGTCTACAGCTGTGAATAGCATGGAGTACAA GTTGAAGTACAAGACGTTGTTTGGAGGTGTGGAAGGCTTCTGGGCCGAACATTATAGTCAAGTAAATGGCTTTCCAAACCGCTTTTGGGGCTGGGGAGGCGAAGATGACGATTTATACATAAG GATAACGAAAAAACAACTAAGCCTTACGCGTCCAGCCCAAATGATAGGCCGATATACTATGTTACATCATGTGCATAATGAAAATGATCAAAACCCTCAAAG gTATAATGAGCTAGCACAAAGCAGTGCCTTGATTGATGAGGACGGCTTAAGTACACTGAAGTACATTATCTCAGACTATCAGGAAAGGCCGCTCTACACAATTATCTCTGTTTCCCTGACATGA